One segment of Niabella beijingensis DNA contains the following:
- a CDS encoding CFI-box-CTERM domain-containing protein codes for MQCKIAYIQSAAVSVNNCIDAVFGLIKDKVAEETEQEQAIKEVANRVINISNMLFNGATNHYYDTDFEIRQNYVQEYVNNAFASFNTVYYLGDVLKGEFGDKQYACELAAAAWKEGVSMHSRILSFLNDKVGNKNEIMNYVNKIQKQDPSYQAPKLSTEASASSGCYIATAVYGSYNSPQVWVLRRYRDGTLAKTWYGRAFIRLYYATSPTIVKWFGNTQWFNRIFKKLLDGFIEKLKK; via the coding sequence GTGCAATGCAAAATTGCTTATATCCAATCTGCCGCAGTTTCTGTTAATAACTGTATAGATGCGGTATTTGGGCTTATTAAGGATAAGGTGGCCGAAGAAACGGAACAGGAGCAGGCCATTAAAGAAGTAGCTAACCGTGTCATAAATATTTCCAATATGCTTTTTAATGGCGCCACAAACCATTATTATGATACTGATTTTGAAATACGGCAAAACTACGTGCAGGAATATGTCAACAACGCTTTTGCATCCTTCAATACTGTTTATTATTTGGGTGATGTATTGAAGGGTGAGTTTGGCGATAAACAATATGCTTGCGAATTAGCTGCTGCGGCCTGGAAGGAAGGTGTTAGCATGCATAGCAGAATATTAAGTTTTTTAAATGATAAAGTGGGTAACAAGAATGAAATAATGAACTATGTAAATAAAATTCAAAAACAGGATCCTTCCTATCAGGCTCCTAAACTATCCACGGAGGCATCGGCCAGCTCAGGCTGCTATATTGCCACCGCGGTTTACGGCAGTTATAATAGCCCGCAGGTATGGGTGCTCCGCCGTTATCGCGATGGTACCCTGGCCAAAACCTGGTATGGCAGGGCATTTATCCGGCTCTATTACGCCACCAGCCCCACTATTGTAAAGTGGTTTGGTAATACCCAATGGTTTAACCGCATTTTTAAAAAACTGCTGGATGGGTTTATTGAAAAATTAAAAAAATAA